A stretch of DNA from Rhodococcus sp. NBC_00297:
TGTGCTGGCCGAAGCTGTTCTGATCGGCGCCGTGATCTTCGTCGTAACCTGGCAGGGGTGGTGGGGCGCGGTCATCGAGACCGTCGCCGACGCACCGCGGCTGCTGACCATGGTGCTGCTGCCACTCCTCGTCGCGTCCGCGGCCGGTCTGGGAACACGCGTCATTCTGCGGCGGACGACTGCGTGACGCGCAGTTCGGGCAGGGCGGGAGCGCCCTCGGCGACGAGCGTGAGAAGCGCATCGATGTCGAAGGAGCTCTCCATGAGGTCGGCCAACAGGTCCACCTGGGCGGTGCGCATCGCGTCGACATCGGTGTCCGGGGCCACCACGAAACCGGTGCGGCCGGCCTGCTCCGCCACCTCCGTGAGGAATGCCCGACGAAAGTCGTCGTTCTCCAGGAGGCCGTGCCAGTGAGTGCCACGTACCCGTCCACGGATGCTCCCCTCCGGTTCGCCGTCGGTGCCCGTGAACCAGGGCTCGTCGCCGCTTCGGGTCACCCGGCCGTGGTGGATCTCGTAGCCGGTCACGGGGACCGCGCCGGCATGCCCGGTGACCCGGGAGAGCACCTTGTCCGCCGCGAATTCGATCTCGAGGTCCAGGAGGCCGAGCCCCTGCACCTGCCCGGCACTCGACTCGACGGCGTCGGTGATCGTTCTCCCCAGCATCTGGTAGCCGCCGCAGATCCCGAGGACCGGAGCACCGCGAGCCACCCGCCGTGCCAGCTCGTCCGCGATACCGGTGCGACGAAGCCAGTCCAGGTCCTGGACCGTGGCCTTGGAGCCGGGGAGCACCACCAGATCGGCATCTGCCAGTCGGGAGGCCTCGGTCGCCCAGTGCACCGTCACCCCCGGTTCGCACGCCAGGGCCTCGACGTCCGTGGAATTCGAGATGCGCGGTAACCGCACGGCGGCGACGCGGAGCCACTGCGATCCGATCGGAGGAGCGGGCCGGCCAAGCGGTGCGTCGGCCACGGTCCCGAGGGAGTCCTCGGCGTCGAGCCACAACTCGTCGCTGAACGGAACGATGCCCAACGTCGGTCGGCCCGTGAGAGTCTCGAGGGTGTCGAGTCCCGGTTGCAGCAGCGCGGGATCGCCGCGGAACTTGTTCACGACGAACCCCGCGATCAGTGCCTGATCCGCGGCGTCGAGCACGGCCAGAGTGCCGAAGAAGTGGGCCAGTACTCCCCCGCGATCGATGTCGCCCACGACGATCACGGGAAGGCTCGCAGCGCGCGCCAGTCCCATGTTCGCCAGATCGGTGGCCCGCAGGTTGATCTCGGCGGGTGAGCCGGCGCCCTCGCAGATCACCACGTCGAAGTCGGCCCGCAGAGCGTCGAGCTCCTCCGCCACGACCGAGCGCAGATGTTGTCGGTGCGTCATGTAGTCGGCGGCGCCCACGGTGCCGGTGGCACGACCGCGAACAACCAGTTGCGACGTCCTGTCCCCGCCCGGCTTCAGCAGTATCGGATTGAACCGCACGCTGGGCTCGAGACCGCATGCCCGGGCCTGCAGTGCCTGCGCACGACCGATCTCCCCGCCGTCCAACGTGACGACGGAGTTGTTGGACATGTTCTGCGCCTTGAACGGCGCCACCCTCACACCGCGCCGAGCGAGGAGGCGGCACAACCCCGCCACGACGACACTCTTGCCCGCGTCCGAGGTGGTTCCCGCGACCAGAATGGCGCCGCGAAGGGTCAAGGGAGGGTGAGGATCTCGGCGCCCGTCTCCGTGACGACGAGAGTGTGCTCGAACTGGGCGGTCCAGGATCGGTCCCGCGTGACGACGGTCCAGCCGTCGTTCCACTGGTCCCAGTCGATGCCGCCGAGGGTGATCATCGGCTCGATGGTGAAGACCATCCCGGGCTCCAGCACCGTCTCGACGGTGGGCTCGTCGTAGTGCAGCACCACCAGGCCGTTGTGGAAGGTGGTGCCGATGCCGTGGCCGGTGAAGTCCCGGACGACGCCGTACCCGAAACGATCGGCGTACGCCTCGATGACCCGTCCGACGACGTTCAGAGCGCGACCCGGCTTGACCGCCTTGATCGCCCGCATGGTGGCCTCGTGGGTGCGCTCCACGAGCAGGCGCGCTTCCTCGGAGACGTCCCCGGCGAGGAAGGTGGCGTTCGTGTCACCGTGCACCCCGTCGATGTACGCCGTGACGTCGATGTTGACGATGTCGCCGTCCTGCACGACCGTCGAATCGGGGATGCCGTGGCAGATGACCTCGTTGAGCGAGGTGCAGCAGGACTTCGGAAAACCCTTGTAGCCCAACGTCGACGGGTACGCGCCGTGGTCGACCATGTACTCGTGGGCGATACGGTCGAGTCGGTCCGTCGTGACGCCCGGCTCGACGGCCTTTCCGGCCTCCTGCAGTGCCTGCGCGGCGATGCGGCTCGCCAGACGCATCTTCTGGATGGTCTCCGGGGTCTGCACCCACGGCTCGTGGCCTTCGCGTGCAGTCTTCTTCCACGCGTACTCGGGACGCTCGACGGACTTGGGAACATCGAGAACGGGTGAGACGGTGCCGGGTTCGAGAACGGTGCGGACGGACATGGCACCAGCGTAGTCGCCGCCGGTCGCGGTCAGTATCCGGCGGGCAACGCGGTGATCATGTCCCGCGTCACGGCTACGGCATTGTCCGAGCTGCCGCCGCGCACGACGAGTGTCGCGAACGCGAGATCACCGCGATATCCGACGAACCAGGCATGGGATCCGCCCTCGACCTCGGCCTCACCCGTCTTGCCGTACACCTCGCCCTGGTCGGCGATCCGGTCCGCGGTGCCGCTCGTGACCACCGAGCGCATCATCCCGCGGAGTCCGTCGACCATGGCCGGCTCGATCTGCGGGTGGTCACCGTCGATCGTGGTCTCCTCCCCCTGGATCAGCCGGGGAACGGGCGTCGATCCGTGTGCGACGGTCGCGGCGGCGAGAGCCATGCCGAACGTCGACACCAGCACCTTTCCCTGTCCGAACCCGTCCTCGGTGCGCTGCACCAATTCCTCTGCGGGCGGGACGGATCCCGACTCGGTGGGCAGACCCACGACGCCGTAGTCGGGCCCGACGCCGAACATGGCCGCCGCGTCGGTGAGAGCACTCGCGGACATCTCACTGGCGAGCTTCGCGAACGAGGTGTTGCACGAGCGCGTGAAGGCCGTGTTCATCGAGACGTCCCCGAGGGAGAACTCGTTGTAGTTGGGCACGCTGCGCTCGCCGATGACGATGCGGCCCGGGCACGGCACGGTGGTCTCGGGCGTCGCGAGTCCCTCCTCGATCGCCGCACCGGCCGTGATGATCTTGAAGGTGGAGCCCGGTGGGTAGAGGCCGGTCGAGGCCACGGGACCGTCGCGATCCGCCGCCGGGTTCTGCGCCACCGCGAGGATGTCGCCTGTCGACGGCTGGATCACCACCATCATCGCCTGGTCCCGTGACACGTTGACGGCGTTCTGTGCGGCCACCTGCACCGGACGGTCGAGGCTGATACTGATCGACGGAACCGGCTGCGGCGCCGTCTCGGTCAACACACCGGTGTCCGCGCCGTTGGTGTTGACCGCCACGACGCTCCAGCCCGCGGCACCGTCGACGCGGTCCATCACGGTCTTCTTCACCTGGCTCACCAGGTCGGGGGCGAACGTGCGATCGGTGGAGACCAGGTCGGACTGCTCCGTCACCGACACCCCGGACAACGCGAGCAGACCGGGCGCGACGGCGTCGTAGTCCTCGTCCCGGAGGGTCATCAGGCGGTAAGGGCCCTGCGTCGCGGTCGCCGACTCCACGATGGACTGCGCCGTGATCGACGCGTCGAAGGGCTTCAGGATGCGTTCGAGGGTGCGCGCCGTGCCCACCACGTCGGTCGACTCGGCGGCGTCGAAGGACACCCCCTGGACCACCCCGGGCACCAGGACGTCGGACCCCGCGTGCTCGTTGACCCGCGCCCGCGGCGCCGACGTGGACCGCAGCACCATCGACTGGGTGTCCCCGAGCTTGGGGTGCAGATCGGTCGAGTTCCACCGGACCACCCAGGCCCCGTCGCGTCGGCCCATCTGCAGGGCCCCGTCGTAGGTCCAGGTGCGGTCCTTCGGAAGGTGCCACGTGTAGGTGTAGTCGACGGTCGCGGTGTCGCCGTTCACGCTCACCGCGCCGGTCGCCGCGTCGAGCGACTCGGCCTGTAGGCCGTCCCACGCCTGATCGACGGCGGCGGTCGCGAGGTCCGGCCGATCCGTGGCCTGCGCCGCGGCGGCACTGTCACGCTGGGCCAGCGCGGAAACGAACGAATCGGCCGCGGACTCGGGGCCCTGCGGTTTCGGGGTGCACGCCGAGGCCGCCACCGCGGTGATCGCCGCGACGAGCACGATCAGGACGCGGGTGGCACGGCCGTGTTCACGAGAGGTCATCGATTCTCATCGTAGGGCGACGGGACGCCCGCGGCCCTCACCCTGCCAGCGTGTCAGTCGAGCAGAACTGTGGAGAAGGTGGCGACGCGCTCGAACCCGACACGCTCGTAGGCACGGCGGGCGGGCACGTTGAAGCTGTTGACGTACAGGCTGGCCGTACGGCCGCTGTCGACCACCGCGGCCGCCACGGATGCGGTTCCCGCGGTGCCGAGCCCGCGCCCGCGGTAGAGCGGGTGCACCCACACGCCCTGGATCTGACCGACCGAGGTGGACAGCGATCCGACCTCGGCCTTGAAGACGACGCGGCCCTCCTCGAACCTCGCCCAGGCGCGACCCGCCGCGATCAACGAGGCGATGCGCCGCCGATAGCCGCGTCCGCCGTCGCCCGCGCGCGGATCGACGCCCACCTCCTCGATGAACATCGCCACGGCAGCGGTGAGGTACACGTCCAGCTCGTCGACGGTGACGCGTCGGACGTAGGGGTCCACGGCGGTGGGCGCGCTCGTCAACGCCAGCAGTGGCTGCTCGGCACGCACCTCACGCGGGGTCCCCCAGTCCGCGGCGAGCATGTCCCACAACGGCAGCGTCAGTTCGGCTCGCCCCACCAGCGATGAGCAGACGCGGGGAGAGCGCAACGCGCGCTCGGCGAAACTCCGGAGATCGTCGTAGGTACCGAACAACGGCACGAGATTGGCTCCCGAGAAACACAGGGACGATGCCGGACCTCCGCGTGACCACAGTTCACCGTGGTTGTCGCGGGGCTCCACGCCCGATTCCTCGACACGTGCCAGCACCATGCACGATGCGACGGGATCACTGCGCAGCACACGGACGACCTCGTTCGTGTCGCGGCTCGTCAGCGCCTTAGCGCCGAGCAGCTTGAGCATCCCGCCACCTCCGTGACCACCGATCCACACCGAGCACACCCGTTGTCATGGTGACACTGCCAGGAAATGTCGCCGCAGACGAGGAGAATCAGCTGACCGACACGACGGGCGATCCGCCGGCGGCTTCCTGGTCGGACTCGTACGACTCGGCGATACGCATCGCCTCCTCGATCAGGGTCTCCACGATCATCGCCTCGGGCACGGTCTTGATGACCTCGCCCTTGACGAAGATCTGTCCCTTGCCGTTTCCGGACGCCACACCGAGATCGGCGTCGCGCGCCTCACCGGGACCGTTGACGACGCAACCCATGACGGCGACGCGGAGCGGGATCTCCATGCCCTCGAGTCCGGCCGTCACCTGGTCGGCGAGGGTGTAGACGTCGACCTGTGCGCGTCCGCAGGACGGGCAGGAGACGATCTCGAGCTTGCGGGGACGGAGGTTGAGGGACTGCAGGATCTGCGTCCCCACCTTGATCTCCTCGTTGGGCGGCGCGGACAGCGAGACGCGGATCGTGTCGCCGATGCCGTCGGCCAGCAGCGACCCGAAGGCGACGGCGGACTTGATGGTGCCCTGGAACGCCGGCCCGGCCTCGGTCACGCCGAGGTGCAGCGGGTAGTCGCACTTGGCGGCGAGCTGACGGTAGGCCTCGACCATGATGACCGGGTCGTTGTGCTTGACCGAGATCTTGATGTCGCCGAAACCGTGTTCCTCGAAGAGGCCGGCCTCCCACAGCGCCGACTCCACCAGCGCCTCGGGCGTGGCCTTGCCGTACTTCTGCATCAGGCGCGGATCGAGGGATCCTGCGTTGACTCCGATACGGATGGGGATGCCCGCGTCACCGGCCGCCTTCGCGACCTCCTTGACGCGGCCGTCGAACTCCTTGATGTTGCCGGGGTTCACGCGCACGGCGGCGCACCCGGCATCGATGGCCGCGAAGATGTACCGCGGCTGGAAGTGGATGTCCGCGATGACAGGGATCTGCGACTTGCGCGCGATGGTCGCCAGGGCGTCCGCATCCTCCTGACGCGGGCACGCGACGCGGACGATGTCGCATCCCGCGGCGGTGAGTTCGGCGATCTGCTGCAGGGTGGAGTTGATGTCGTGAGTCTTGGTGGTGCACATCGACTGCACCGAGATCGGCGAGTCGCTGCCGACACCGACGCTGCCCACCTGAAGCTGACGAGTCTTCCGTCGCGGTGTGAGCACCGGTACGGGTCCGGCCGGCATGCCCAGTCCAACGGTCACTTCGATCCTTTCGAGCTTCTGACGGCATCTGGTGCCGACTGACCCTCCCCACTGTAGTCGCGCCCGGAGGACCGCCGTGTGTTCGCGCCGTCACGCCGGACCTGCGCTTCTAGCGGAAGATCTGAATGGGGTTCACGATGTCGGCGGTGAGGGTCAGGAGCATGAACGCGCCGCCGATGAGAATGACGACGTACGTCACCGGCATCAGCTTGAGGTAGTTCACGGGCGCACCCTTGCCCAGCCCCCGCAGCGAGCGGATCTTGTTCCGGATGCCCTCGTAGACGGTCACCGCGATGTGACCGCCGTCGAGCGGGAGCAACGGGAGCAGGTTGAAGGCACCGAGGAAGAAGTTGAGGGTCGCCAACAGCGTGACGAAGACCTCCCACAGGCCGCGTTCCGCCGCCTGACCGCCGATGACGCTGGCACCGACCACGCTGATGGGAGTGTTCGGATCCCGCTCACCACCGGTGATCGACGTCCACAGTGCCCCCACCTTGCTGGGGAGATCGACGATGGCCTGCACCGTCTGCCCCGCGATGAACACCGTGTAGGAGGCCGATCCGCCGATGGCGGACACC
This window harbors:
- a CDS encoding penicillin-binding transpeptidase domain-containing protein, which codes for MTSREHGRATRVLIVLVAAITAVAASACTPKPQGPESAADSFVSALAQRDSAAAAQATDRPDLATAAVDQAWDGLQAESLDAATGAVSVNGDTATVDYTYTWHLPKDRTWTYDGALQMGRRDGAWVVRWNSTDLHPKLGDTQSMVLRSTSAPRARVNEHAGSDVLVPGVVQGVSFDAAESTDVVGTARTLERILKPFDASITAQSIVESATATQGPYRLMTLRDEDYDAVAPGLLALSGVSVTEQSDLVSTDRTFAPDLVSQVKKTVMDRVDGAAGWSVVAVNTNGADTGVLTETAPQPVPSISISLDRPVQVAAQNAVNVSRDQAMMVVIQPSTGDILAVAQNPAADRDGPVASTGLYPPGSTFKIITAGAAIEEGLATPETTVPCPGRIVIGERSVPNYNEFSLGDVSMNTAFTRSCNTSFAKLASEMSASALTDAAAMFGVGPDYGVVGLPTESGSVPPAEELVQRTEDGFGQGKVLVSTFGMALAAATVAHGSTPVPRLIQGEETTIDGDHPQIEPAMVDGLRGMMRSVVTSGTADRIADQGEVYGKTGEAEVEGGSHAWFVGYRGDLAFATLVVRGGSSDNAVAVTRDMITALPAGY
- a CDS encoding GNAT family N-acetyltransferase, translated to MLKLLGAKALTSRDTNEVVRVLRSDPVASCMVLARVEESGVEPRDNHGELWSRGGPASSLCFSGANLVPLFGTYDDLRSFAERALRSPRVCSSLVGRAELTLPLWDMLAADWGTPREVRAEQPLLALTSAPTAVDPYVRRVTVDELDVYLTAAVAMFIEEVGVDPRAGDGGRGYRRRIASLIAAGRAWARFEEGRVVFKAEVGSLSTSVGQIQGVWVHPLYRGRGLGTAGTASVAAAVVDSGRTASLYVNSFNVPARRAYERVGFERVATFSTVLLD
- a CDS encoding cobyric acid synthase; the protein is MTLRGAILVAGTTSDAGKSVVVAGLCRLLARRGVRVAPFKAQNMSNNSVVTLDGGEIGRAQALQARACGLEPSVRFNPILLKPGGDRTSQLVVRGRATGTVGAADYMTHRQHLRSVVAEELDALRADFDVVICEGAGSPAEINLRATDLANMGLARAASLPVIVVGDIDRGGVLAHFFGTLAVLDAADQALIAGFVVNKFRGDPALLQPGLDTLETLTGRPTLGIVPFSDELWLDAEDSLGTVADAPLGRPAPPIGSQWLRVAAVRLPRISNSTDVEALACEPGVTVHWATEASRLADADLVVLPGSKATVQDLDWLRRTGIADELARRVARGAPVLGICGGYQMLGRTITDAVESSAGQVQGLGLLDLEIEFAADKVLSRVTGHAGAVPVTGYEIHHGRVTRSGDEPWFTGTDGEPEGSIRGRVRGTHWHGLLENDDFRRAFLTEVAEQAGRTGFVVAPDTDVDAMRTAQVDLLADLMESSFDIDALLTLVAEGAPALPELRVTQSSAAE
- the ispG gene encoding flavodoxin-dependent (E)-4-hydroxy-3-methylbut-2-enyl-diphosphate synthase, whose translation is MEVTVGLGMPAGPVPVLTPRRKTRQLQVGSVGVGSDSPISVQSMCTTKTHDINSTLQQIAELTAAGCDIVRVACPRQEDADALATIARKSQIPVIADIHFQPRYIFAAIDAGCAAVRVNPGNIKEFDGRVKEVAKAAGDAGIPIRIGVNAGSLDPRLMQKYGKATPEALVESALWEAGLFEEHGFGDIKISVKHNDPVIMVEAYRQLAAKCDYPLHLGVTEAGPAFQGTIKSAVAFGSLLADGIGDTIRVSLSAPPNEEIKVGTQILQSLNLRPRKLEIVSCPSCGRAQVDVYTLADQVTAGLEGMEIPLRVAVMGCVVNGPGEARDADLGVASGNGKGQIFVKGEVIKTVPEAMIVETLIEEAMRIAESYESDQEAAGGSPVVSVS
- the map gene encoding type I methionyl aminopeptidase; its protein translation is MSVRTVLEPGTVSPVLDVPKSVERPEYAWKKTAREGHEPWVQTPETIQKMRLASRIAAQALQEAGKAVEPGVTTDRLDRIAHEYMVDHGAYPSTLGYKGFPKSCCTSLNEVICHGIPDSTVVQDGDIVNIDVTAYIDGVHGDTNATFLAGDVSEEARLLVERTHEATMRAIKAVKPGRALNVVGRVIEAYADRFGYGVVRDFTGHGIGTTFHNGLVVLHYDEPTVETVLEPGMVFTIEPMITLGGIDWDQWNDGWTVVTRDRSWTAQFEHTLVVTETGAEILTLP